The Deltaproteobacteria bacterium genomic interval GCGATGCGTTACACCGAAGCCAGGTTGGAGAAGATTGCTGACTTATTGATTGCCGACATCGATAAGGAAACTGTCAATTTTGTACCAAACTACGACGGAAAAGAATTTGAGCCAGTGGTTATGCCGTCGCGGTTACCTCAGCTTCTTATAAACGGAGCTAGCGGTATTGCGGTTGGTATGGCCACCAATATTCCACCTCACAATACGCTAGAGGTGGTCCAGGCTCTCGAGGCGCTCATTGAAGACCCCAAGATTTCCATCGATAGGTTGATGGACTACGTTAAGGGTCCGGATTTCCCCACAGCGGGACTGATCTACGGAATTACCGGGATTAAACAGGCGTATCTGACGGGTCATGGATCGGTCATCATGCGCGCTAGAGCCATAGTCGAAGACTCTGGTAAATCAGGTCGTGAGCGCATTGTCATCTCAGAGATACCCTACCAGGTCAATAAGTCGCGTCTCATCGAGAAGATAGCTGAACTAGTCCACGCCAAGAAAATTGAAGGCATATCCGACATCCGAGACGAATCTAATAAGGACGGCATTCGCGTTGTCATAGACCTTAAGAAAGGTGAAAATGCGGACATTATCCTTAATAATCTTTATAAATTAACTCCGATGCAGAGTTCGTTTGGGGTCAACGTGGTAGCCCTCGTTAATGGCGCGCCACGGGTACTCAACCTTAAGCAACTTCTTGAAGTGTTCTACCAACATCGCCGCGAAGTAGTACTACGTCGTACTGCATATGAACTAAGAAAAGCAGAAGAACGTGGCCATATACTCGCAGGTTTGAAAATCGCCGTCGAAAATATTGACGAGGTTGTGGCAATCATTCGTAAATCGCGTGATCCCGCGATTGCGGCGGGAGAGCTGACGACCAAGTTTGGTCTCACGGAGATTCAGACTAAAGCGATTCTCGAAATGAGACTTGCTCGCCTGACCGGACTGGAGCGCGACAAGATCGTTGCAGAGTACAAAGAAGTCATGGAGCTTATTGCGGATCTTAAGGATATTTTGGAAAAACCCGAGCGCGTAACGAGTTTGATCCGCGAGGAACTGAAGTTTCTACGTGAAAATCACGGCGATCAGAGGCGTACTGAAATTATTGCATCCGCCGCCGATGAATTTACGATGGAAAGCCTTGTCGCCGACGAAGAAGTAGCTGTAACGGTGTCTCACACAGGCTATGTGAAGCGGACTCCACTTGAGGATATCAGGGCACAGCGTCGCGGGGGTAAGGGTAAAGCGGGAATGTTGACTCGTGAAGAAGACGTGGTCAGTAGTGTCTTCATGACGAGCAATCATCAAACTTTACTGTGTTTCTCAAATATAGGGCGTGTGTTCGAGCTCAAGGTTTATCAGCTGCCAGAGTTACCATTAAGGTCCCGCGGTAAGCACTTCGCTAGCCTCTGTAAACTGACAGAGGGCGAAAAGATTGTTTCCGTGTTGCCACTAAAAGAGTTTAAAGAAGGTCACTTCATTGTATCTGTGACCGCTCATGGCTTTGTGAAGAAAACAGACTTGATGGCCTACTCTAATGTTAGGTCATCAGGAATCATAGGCCTCAAGCTAGACGACGGCGATTCCTTGGTGAGTTGTGCAATCACTGATGGAAACAACGAGATATTAATTGCTACTCGTTGGGGTAAGGCCATTCGCTTCAATGAGGAAGAAATTCGCCCAACTGGTCGGGCATCAAGAGGCGTCGTCGGCATAAGGTTCGGAGAAGGGAGCGACAGTTCCGAGCCTGGGGTAGATAGCCTAGGAACTCCAGAAGATATGGGTATTGGCGGGCTTCCAAATGAGCCGGATCGCGTAATTGGCATGGAAATCATCCGCGGGAACTTCACGATTCTCTCTGTTTGTGAGGGAGGTTACGGGAAAAGGACTCCTCTTGAGGAGTACAGAGTGCAGTCTCGCGGTGGCAAAGGTATTTTTACCATCAAAGTTACGGAGAGAAACGGACTGGTGGTGGGTATCCTGCAAGTAGACGAAAATGATGATTTGATGGTCATGACTTCGTCAGGAAAAATCACTAGATTCAACGTCAATGAAGTGGGAGTGATTGGTCGCGTCACTCAGGGCGTAAGGCTTATGTCGGTTGAATCTGGGGAAAAAGTAATCAGCCTTTGCAAAGTGCAAAAACTAGAGGGAGAAGAGGTCTAGTTTGGCTGAGACCACAGATTTTAGTGTCGATGAAAGTACGGTTGCAAAAGTTGCAGATCTTGCAAATCTCCAACTTTCTGCAGCGGAGCTTATAGGCTTTCAGACTCAACTAACGCGCATACTAAGGTATGCCGTTGATCTTCGTGACCTTAAAGCCGAGCAAAAGACTGCAGATCAAACTGAGAGGTTTGCCTTTGAAAGCCAAGAACTCGAGCGCGAGGACCAATGCTTAGCATCTCTCCCGCCAGAGCTAGCATTGGGAAATGCTACAAAGACCGAAGGCACTGCTTTTTCAGTGCCCAGAGTGATTGACTAGGGAGCGACAGTTTGACTCAGAATTCACCCCTCCAGCCATACCAGGCGTCTGCCCTAAAAATTAGCAGCATGGTGAGGTCGGGTGACCTCGCGGTGAGTGAAGTTGTCGCTTTCTACTTGAATCGGACCAAGCAAATCGCCGACCGAATCAATTCTCATACCTATCATCAAGTGAAATCCGTCGAGATTCAAACGAGAGAACTTGAAAAGCGATTATTAGCCCGCGAGCACCTGCCTATGGCTGGTGTCCCGATCCTTGTTAAAGACAATATCTGTACTCGTGATATGCCTACGACCTGTGCATCAAAGATGCTGGAAAATTTTCGTCCACCGTTTGATGCTCACGTAGTAGCGAGGCTGCGTCATGCCGGTGCAATTATCTTTGGAAAAACCAATCTAGATGAGTTCGCTATGGGTAGTTCCAGCGAAAACTCAAGTTTTGGTCCCACTCTAAATCCCTGGGACTTAACTCGTGTCCCGGGAGGTTCTTCTGGTGGCTCGGCAGCCGCCGTAGCAGCGGACCTAGCTCCTGTGGCATTAGGTTCAGATACCGGTGGTTCGATCAGACAACCAGCAGCCTTTTGCGGGATCTACGGACTAAAACCAACTTACGGGACCGTCAGCAGGTTCGGGCTCGTCTCCTATGCTTCGTCACTAGATCAAATCGGACCTTTTGCGCGCGATATTTGCGATCTTGCGTTAGTCCACGATGTCATCAGTGGCCACGATCCACGAGACAGCACTAGTCGTGTCTTAGATTCAACAAATGTTTGTGAAGAACTTATTCGCTACGAACCAAACCTCAACGGTACAAAAATCGGGTTGATTAAAGAGCTTTTTGCAACAGGTCTAGATACGTCAATAAATGCGGCAATCCAGGAAGCCGCCGATGCACTGCGCAAGCTAGGGGCCGAAATACGTGAAGTTTCGATCCCTTCGTTAAAGTATAGCGTGTCTTCATATTATTTAATTGCGACTGCCGAGGCATCTGCAAATTTGGCGCGCTACGACGGGATTCGTTATGGGCATAGGACTCAGGAGCCAGTCACGAGCCTAAAAGATTTATACAAAAAATCGCGCCAAGAGGGCTTCGGTCGTGAGGTCAAACAGCGAATCATGCTTGGTACATTTGCACTATCCTCGGGATATTATGATGCCTACTATGGAAAAGCCACTCAGGCTCGTAGGTTAATTGCGCACGAGTTTAATAAAGCGCTCGAGGAAGCAGATTTTCTGCTGTCACCAGTTGCGCCTACCACGGCTTTTAGGCTTGGTGAAAAGATAAATGATCCTTTAACCATGTACTTGGGTGATATTTGTACTTTAGGAGTAAATCTAGCAGGCTTACCAGCACTATCGGTTCCTTGCGGTTGGGATAAAAGTAATCTCCCTATAGGAATGCAGATCATTGGACGACCTCTGTCCGAAAAAAATTTACTGACCACTGCTAGGGCCTACGAACGTAGTGTAGGTTTACACCTTCAACGGCAGCCGTCATTGTGAGGTATGATAAGTGCAATTTGAGCCCATTATCGGTCTTGAAGTACATTGTCAATTAGCCACTAATTCCAAACTATTCTGTGCATGTTCCACCGTTTTCGGAGCGGATGCCAACCATCAAGTATGCGAAGTCTGTTTGGGAATGCCAGGGACGCTACCGGTACTCAATAAGACTGCCGTTCATTACGCCATAAAATTAGCTATTGCCGTTGGTGGTCGTATCAATGAGCAGAGTACCTTTGCTCGCAAGCAATATTTCTATCCAGATTTGCCTAAGGGTTATCAGATTACTCAGTTTGAGCAGCCATATTGTGAGGGCGGTGTAGTCCAGGTTGATAAGGAGACCAGGGTCGAGCTAATCAGAATTCATATTGAAGAAGATGCCGGGAAGAATGTTCACGCTCGCGATAGCAGTCACATTGACTATAACAGAGCGGGTATGCCTCTCGTTGAAATCGTAAGCAAGCCAACGATAAGGTCTGCTGCCGAAGCTGCAGCCTACCTAAGAAGCCTCAGGTCTCTAGTACGTCATCTAGGGATAAGTGACGGTAACTTAGAAGAAGGCTCTTTTCGCTGCGATGCTAACGTGTCGCTGAAGCCTGTTGGTAGTTCAGTGCTTGGCACGCGGTGCGAGATTAAGAACCTAAACTCGTTTAGGTATGTAGAGCGTGCGATAAATTTTGAAATTGAACGTCAACGAGAGTTGATCATCAACGGAATGCCAGTAATTCAGCAGACTTTGCTTTTTGACGCAGAATTGGGACGCACTATACCAATGCGCAGTAAAGAGGAAAGTCATGATTACCGGTATTTTCCCGATCCTGACCTCCCATTCCTACGGATTTCGAAAGAGCGAATTAAAACTATTACGGCCGCATTGCCGGAATTACCTTTGGCCATGGCATCGCGAATTGCGGAGCAATATACGCTTCCTGACCATGATGCTCACCTGTTGACCCAAGATAAAGTTGTTGCCCATTACTTTGAGCAAGTAGTGCTTGCTTGTGAGAACTCGGTTTCTAGCAAAATTGTGGCTAATTGGGTCATAGGTGAAGTCATTCCTTTGGCAAGTGAACAAAACTGGAACATGAGTAACCCAGTCATTCCTTACGAGTCGCTAGCCGGTCTCCTTAAGTTAATTGGTATCGGCACCGTATCAAGTAAAATAGCCAAAGTCGTTTTCGAAGAAATGGTCAAAAGTGGAGAAAATCCGGCACTAATAGTGGATAAATTAGGTTTAGTTCAGGTTAGTGACGAGGGAGCTATAGCAAAGATCGTGGATCAAGTTATTGAGGAAAATCCTGAGCAAGTGACGCAGTATCTTTCCGGTAAAGATAAGGTATTAGGATTCTTTGTTGGCCAGATTATGAGGGCAAGCAAGGGCAAGATGAATCCCGGGTTGGTTAACTCAATTCTCTTGAAAAAACTGGATCAGCGTCGTGAGCACAACTAAATCCAGAATCGCTGTTATTTTCGCCGACTACCTCAAGCGAGGACTCTTTACGCATGGATACTGTGCTCGAGGGTCACTTGACACCGTTACGCCTTGTTTTGAATACGAGCATTTACCCGAGCAACGGTCGATTTTCGACCTTGCTAGTCTGACTAAAGCTTTAGTTACAACACCTTTGGTTTTCCAGGCAGCGAACGATCTTGCATTGCCACTTAGTGCGAGCATCGAGGAATGGATGCGGGGGTATGAGCATAAACTCAATCCACGCATACTTGATATTAGAATAGACGAATTACTAGCGCACAGATCAGGCTTGCCAGCTTGGCGCAATTTTTGGATTTGCCATCTTGGCATCGATAGTCCCTCTGCTTTGAGGGATGATTTCAATCGTCGTCAGTTGATGGTAGACGGTCTAAATCGAGCGGTAACAGCGAAGGTGGCCAGCGGTGTGGATGTATATAGCGACGTTGGATTTATACTGCTGGGATATATTCTGGAGGTGCTGAGAGCTCAAGATCTTTCCTCTATTTTCGGCCAATTCGCTTCGAAGTGTTCCAGTGATCCTGATCCCGAATTGAGGTTTGGTGTCGCTAATTCTGAACGTCACAGGGCCGTACCGACTTCATGGTGTAAGCTGAGGGATATTGATCTGGTAGGGCAAGTTCACGACGAGAATTGTGCCGCACTTGGCGGCATAGCAGGGCATGCCGGGTTGTTTGGGAGCGGTAGGGACTTGGTTTTCTACTTGCACAAGCTATTCGCAAGCCCAATAGGTCAACAGATCTTGGAAGAAAACTCACGACGTCGAGAATTGCCCATTAAAAATCCTCCAAATGCTAGTCTGCTAGGGTGGAGACAGGGAGCGGACCCAACCTCCCTACCCTTCGGCAATGGTGCTGCAATTGGGCACATGGGGTTCACCGGTGTAGCCTTTTGGTTGTGGCCCGAGACGCGCGAATATGTCATGTTGCTGACCAATCGTGTCAGGAGCGGGCGTCAAAACCCTGGAATTGCCTCTATGCGGCAGGAAATATTTGCAGAGCTCGCTGCCATTTGATTTAGAGCCCTGAAAGATCGGGCTAATTGGTCTACGCAGTATGAGCAAGCGTCAAGTCAGTGTGATAGGCAGGGGCATTATAGGGCTGACAGTGGCTCAGGCCTTACTGGAGCGCGGATGGCAGGTAACTGTTATAGGTCCGCAGATAGTACTGGGCGCGGCGAGTCGCGCTGCAGTTGGTACCTCAACGCTCAAAGGCAATGTGGTTGCCCAGAACCCCTTCTTCGGTTTGAAAATATCAGGTCATCAAGGGTTGAAGCCTTGGTTGGAGCGCTTAGAGCGCATCTCTAACCATCGAATATCTAGAAATTTTGGCGGTGCATTTGAGCCTTTTCCAAGTGTGAGCTCTTACCGCCAGGTAAGAGAGCGAGTTTTCCACAGGCAATTCACAGGCTGCAAAAATGTTGCAGTGGTTGATGGCCAAGCCTTAAAGCAACTTTTTCCCCACCAATCAAAACTAAATAGTCAGGCAATCGGAGCGTTTCACTATTATCAGGACCTTTGGTTTGATCCCTCTGACACACTCGATGCTCTTGAGAGTTATTTGCGCCTCAGTGGCGTCAATTTTCTTGAGGGTTTAGTTCATTCCGTCGTACCGGCAATCGATAATGGTCTGCTAATTTGCCTATTTAATGGTCAAAGAATCCAATCGGAGGAAGCTGTCCTTGCTACGGGGGTTTTTGCTAATGAAATCCTGGAACGCTCTGGCTTTCAGGGGATGCGCCAAGACCTTGTCGAGGGGGAAACTCTGACTGGATCGCTCGAAGTAGACGATTTTATGACATTGAAGCTTGGTAAAATTAATCTCGTTATCGATGGTACCCGTTTCCTTTATGGATCCAGCTCTAGGTCTCAATCTGCTTTGTCTTTTTGTGCATCGAATGAGCAGTCCATAGAGATCTTGCGCCAAGAGGTTCAGAATTTGATCACGCCCTCGGTAATGGGCAGTGTTTGGGGTATTCGCGGCCGTTTTAAGTCAAGAACACCCGGTATTGGTTCCGTTGAATTTCCAGCCCCTATGCCGCGACGCCTTTGGGTGGCACTAGGTTTTTATAAGAACGGATTGCAGCTCGCCCACTTATTTGCCAATAATTTAGCCAGCTTGATGGATTTTTCCACATCCGTATCAACAGGTTTTCCACAGCCTATGTCAGCTTTGCGTGTTAATTTTGACTAGCTTGCGACGACCTTACTACGCTTTTTTGTGCAAACTTTGTTCAAGAGGCTTTTTTTTGCGCTTGCGTTGGACTGGGTGGTACATAGGTTCGCCGATGAGTACCTTGTCATTTTCTCAAAGAGTAGTTGTCACAATCACGGCCATAAGTTTGGTTGAGTGCGAATAGTCCTCTGATTTCGCTGGAGCGTTGACGCCTTTGAATAGGGCAATAAAGCTGATGTCTCCTCGGTGATCAACGTTTGGACTTATCGCAAATATGGGCGCTTATCCGAAATTTTAATCGGAAATGGATAAAATTTGTACTGATCCCGGCATTTTTTGCCGCCCCTTTTTTTGATCGGGGATCCGGGGCTGACTACAGCTAGCCAAATCCTTACCTAGATCTGCTCATTCCCTAGCTTACGCCCTCTGTGCCGATAGGACGCTGGGAGGTATAGGCTATGTTTTTAGCAATCGGACAAGCGAGTCGAGCGGCATATCATATGCTCGTCGCTCGTCGCCACAGTTAAACCTAGCGTCACGACCACTAAGGCCGTGGAGAGCTTATCATGGGGAGCGATAAGAGGATCCGCATCTCCTAGAAACTCGCGAACGCCCCGATCAAAATATCCAGAGCGAAGGACTTTTTAGTGAGTCCGAGGCCTTGTTGGAAGTCTGCCTGAGGGTCGGCAATACCTCTATCTTCGCCATCCACAACTTCGACGGAAACCGAATTCATTGGCGCAACTAGAGGAATGATCGCTGTAGATCCAAGAGAAAGACCGACGTGTTTTACAATTTGAAAATCTACGCGCGCTCCCGCTCTGAGAGAAATCAAACCAAGTTTTCCCGATCCCGTTATGATTGGTGTACCCTCGATGGTCGCGTCAGCAAGACTCAACTCAGCGAGCTGTTGGCTTGGCGCAGTGTCAGTTAGTTTTTTTGATTTAACAGACACGGAATACAAATCAAACCCGAGTCCACTGTAGGCATTGAATGCAAGTTTCTGGGAGACGTTTTTTCTCAGAAAGGTGAAGTCTGCCCATGCCCCAAATGCACTGCCAGATGTTTGGGTTGAGACATAGGGATCGGTTAGTTCTACTTCGTAGTTCGAGGAGAAGATTGTCGATTGAAAAACCTGGAATTTTCCGCCGATTGATAGTGCTTTTGTGCCGATCGGGATACCGATTTCGCCGGCAAAACCAATGTAAGATGGTGGCAATATTCCACTAGACAAGACGGACTCAGATTTCCAGATTGTTGTTGGGGTCTCGCCCTCAGGAGGCAAGTACGACAGCTGATTGTAACTAGCAGGTAGCATGATTGCAGAAGCCCAACCTACAGCGACCCGAAATGGAGCCTTTTTGCCGCTAGAAGTATCGGGACTAGACGACTCTGATTCCCCTCCTCCTGCATCTTTGCCGGTCATAAGCTCTAAGTTAGCTTTGGAACCTTTTTTAAGCTTAGCGAGCTCATTTTTGTTCGTAACCTTAACGATGATTTTAGTACCGCCCTTGACTTTCACTACGACGCCGCACGCCAATTTTTTCTTTTTAGGGCTCAATACACAGATTCGGTCCTTTGCATTAAAGCTCTCGTCAGGACTGACTGTTAAGGAGATCATGCTTTTCGATGCACTTACGGCATTTATAGTTGCCGCTCTAGCGCTCTGAATAAATACAGTCACTAAAAGAAATGCGAGTAATGAAAAATTAAGGATGATTCTCTTCATTTTGTCAAACGTCCCATGCGCCAATCCGTGATT includes:
- a CDS encoding FAD-binding oxidoreductase, giving the protein MSKRQVSVIGRGIIGLTVAQALLERGWQVTVIGPQIVLGAASRAAVGTSTLKGNVVAQNPFFGLKISGHQGLKPWLERLERISNHRISRNFGGAFEPFPSVSSYRQVRERVFHRQFTGCKNVAVVDGQALKQLFPHQSKLNSQAIGAFHYYQDLWFDPSDTLDALESYLRLSGVNFLEGLVHSVVPAIDNGLLICLFNGQRIQSEEAVLATGVFANEILERSGFQGMRQDLVEGETLTGSLEVDDFMTLKLGKINLVIDGTRFLYGSSSRSQSALSFCASNEQSIEILRQEVQNLITPSVMGSVWGIRGRFKSRTPGIGSVEFPAPMPRRLWVALGFYKNGLQLAHLFANNLASLMDFSTSVSTGFPQPMSALRVNFD
- a CDS encoding aspartyl/glutamyl-tRNA amidotransferase subunit C, whose protein sequence is MAETTDFSVDESTVAKVADLANLQLSAAELIGFQTQLTRILRYAVDLRDLKAEQKTADQTERFAFESQELEREDQCLASLPPELALGNATKTEGTAFSVPRVID
- the gatA gene encoding Asp-tRNA(Asn)/Glu-tRNA(Gln) amidotransferase subunit GatA, which encodes MVRSGDLAVSEVVAFYLNRTKQIADRINSHTYHQVKSVEIQTRELEKRLLAREHLPMAGVPILVKDNICTRDMPTTCASKMLENFRPPFDAHVVARLRHAGAIIFGKTNLDEFAMGSSSENSSFGPTLNPWDLTRVPGGSSGGSAAAVAADLAPVALGSDTGGSIRQPAAFCGIYGLKPTYGTVSRFGLVSYASSLDQIGPFARDICDLALVHDVISGHDPRDSTSRVLDSTNVCEELIRYEPNLNGTKIGLIKELFATGLDTSINAAIQEAADALRKLGAEIREVSIPSLKYSVSSYYLIATAEASANLARYDGIRYGHRTQEPVTSLKDLYKKSRQEGFGREVKQRIMLGTFALSSGYYDAYYGKATQARRLIAHEFNKALEEADFLLSPVAPTTAFRLGEKINDPLTMYLGDICTLGVNLAGLPALSVPCGWDKSNLPIGMQIIGRPLSEKNLLTTARAYERSVGLHLQRQPSL
- a CDS encoding serine hydrolase, whose product is MSVVSTTKSRIAVIFADYLKRGLFTHGYCARGSLDTVTPCFEYEHLPEQRSIFDLASLTKALVTTPLVFQAANDLALPLSASIEEWMRGYEHKLNPRILDIRIDELLAHRSGLPAWRNFWICHLGIDSPSALRDDFNRRQLMVDGLNRAVTAKVASGVDVYSDVGFILLGYILEVLRAQDLSSIFGQFASKCSSDPDPELRFGVANSERHRAVPTSWCKLRDIDLVGQVHDENCAALGGIAGHAGLFGSGRDLVFYLHKLFASPIGQQILEENSRRRELPIKNPPNASLLGWRQGADPTSLPFGNGAAIGHMGFTGVAFWLWPETREYVMLLTNRVRSGRQNPGIASMRQEIFAELAAI
- the gatB gene encoding Asp-tRNA(Asn)/Glu-tRNA(Gln) amidotransferase subunit GatB, which gives rise to MQFEPIIGLEVHCQLATNSKLFCACSTVFGADANHQVCEVCLGMPGTLPVLNKTAVHYAIKLAIAVGGRINEQSTFARKQYFYPDLPKGYQITQFEQPYCEGGVVQVDKETRVELIRIHIEEDAGKNVHARDSSHIDYNRAGMPLVEIVSKPTIRSAAEAAAYLRSLRSLVRHLGISDGNLEEGSFRCDANVSLKPVGSSVLGTRCEIKNLNSFRYVERAINFEIERQRELIINGMPVIQQTLLFDAELGRTIPMRSKEESHDYRYFPDPDLPFLRISKERIKTITAALPELPLAMASRIAEQYTLPDHDAHLLTQDKVVAHYFEQVVLACENSVSSKIVANWVIGEVIPLASEQNWNMSNPVIPYESLAGLLKLIGIGTVSSKIAKVVFEEMVKSGENPALIVDKLGLVQVSDEGAIAKIVDQVIEENPEQVTQYLSGKDKVLGFFVGQIMRASKGKMNPGLVNSILLKKLDQRREHN
- the gyrA gene encoding DNA topoisomerase (ATP-hydrolyzing) subunit A, with protein sequence MEQIKHIVPIKIEEEMRSAFLDYSMSVIVSRALPDARDGLKPVQRRILYAMYQLRNFHNRPYLKSARIVGDVLGRFHPHGDSSVYEALVRLAQDFSLRYPLIDGQGNFGSIDGDSAAAMRYTEARLEKIADLLIADIDKETVNFVPNYDGKEFEPVVMPSRLPQLLINGASGIAVGMATNIPPHNTLEVVQALEALIEDPKISIDRLMDYVKGPDFPTAGLIYGITGIKQAYLTGHGSVIMRARAIVEDSGKSGRERIVISEIPYQVNKSRLIEKIAELVHAKKIEGISDIRDESNKDGIRVVIDLKKGENADIILNNLYKLTPMQSSFGVNVVALVNGAPRVLNLKQLLEVFYQHRREVVLRRTAYELRKAEERGHILAGLKIAVENIDEVVAIIRKSRDPAIAAGELTTKFGLTEIQTKAILEMRLARLTGLERDKIVAEYKEVMELIADLKDILEKPERVTSLIREELKFLRENHGDQRRTEIIASAADEFTMESLVADEEVAVTVSHTGYVKRTPLEDIRAQRRGGKGKAGMLTREEDVVSSVFMTSNHQTLLCFSNIGRVFELKVYQLPELPLRSRGKHFASLCKLTEGEKIVSVLPLKEFKEGHFIVSVTAHGFVKKTDLMAYSNVRSSGIIGLKLDDGDSLVSCAITDGNNEILIATRWGKAIRFNEEEIRPTGRASRGVVGIRFGEGSDSSEPGVDSLGTPEDMGIGGLPNEPDRVIGMEIIRGNFTILSVCEGGYGKRTPLEEYRVQSRGGKGIFTIKVTERNGLVVGILQVDENDDLMVMTSSGKITRFNVNEVGVIGRVTQGVRLMSVESGEKVISLCKVQKLEGEEV